The Nitrospira sp. genome has a window encoding:
- the rnpA gene encoding ribonuclease P protein component encodes MNIYLRSSRDIEVVKRHGRRFSTTFFNLLACRMDEAPTRVGIIVGRRFGNAVRRNRAKRVFRDLARAWYPDLVPGRGLLVFPKRDALLQSREELTNAWKSSLERMQLLRHSIKGRS; translated from the coding sequence ATGAACATTTATTTACGGAGTAGCCGAGATATCGAAGTCGTCAAACGTCATGGGCGTCGTTTTTCTACGACCTTCTTCAATCTTCTCGCATGCAGGATGGACGAGGCCCCCACTCGAGTGGGGATCATTGTTGGAAGGCGATTCGGAAACGCCGTTCGGCGCAATCGAGCTAAGCGGGTATTCCGTGACTTGGCCAGAGCATGGTATCCGGACTTGGTACCGGGCCGAGGGCTTCTCGTATTTCCCAAACGTGACGCTCTCTTGCAGTCGAGGGAAGAACTGACCAATGCGTGGAAATCTTCGCTGGAGCGCATGCAGCTTCTTCGTCACAGTATAAAAGGTAGGTCGTGA
- the yidD gene encoding membrane protein insertion efficiency factor YidD — translation MRRLCLWLIQGYRMVISPFLGPNCRFDPTCSQYASEAITRYGALHGLGLALIRLLKCHPFHPGGEDPVK, via the coding sequence ATGCGACGCCTATGCTTATGGCTCATTCAAGGCTACCGGATGGTGATTTCCCCATTCCTCGGGCCAAATTGCCGCTTCGACCCAACGTGCTCGCAATATGCGTCAGAGGCGATTACCCGGTACGGGGCGTTGCACGGCCTCGGGCTGGCCCTGATTCGGCTCCTGAAGTGTCATCCTTTCCACCCCGGGGGTGAAGACCCGGTCAAGTAG
- the yidC gene encoding membrane protein insertase YidC, whose amino-acid sequence MDKRVIVFLALSVTIILGYEYLLTELGLLPETTVSEPGDQTTTEELSSNAGTGGLESQAPPLQTGSGDSSPKLITDNVNAQAARKELTAPEVVEVETNLYRAKFTSRGATLTSWELKEYRSIPEAETLVQLVRQGSKFAQPLAVTTDDTALTKELGQGIYRVSKDFTTLDQEHPTGHVTFSYENPGSGTRLEKRFTFHVDSYVVDMELVQNGLSASTQVELGTNFGIVDWGEGFIGSVGAASLVDDKIEKGMPDAELERKGTVKWVALQDKYFISALMPKNGSSTVANNQGEKLVSTAVRLPIDGSGAPLLLQLYAGPKEHDTLENLHEGLEDTIDFGWFLFGSWDTVRAIAKPIFHILRWINEYTHNYGLTIILLTVGIKVLFVPLQYKSYKSMKQMQTIQPKVMALQEKLKDDRERLNKELIKLYRDQKVNPVGGCLPMVLQMPVFVALFNILYMTIDLRQAPLGLWITDLSVQDPFYILPIIMGVSMFVMQKIQPTTMDPNQAKIMLLLPVFMTFLFINFPAGLVLYWLTNNVLSIVQQFVTDRFFFKNRPVLPSAENATVKK is encoded by the coding sequence ATGGATAAGCGAGTCATAGTATTCCTGGCGCTTTCGGTCACAATTATTCTCGGATACGAGTACCTGCTCACTGAGCTTGGTTTGCTCCCCGAAACGACTGTGTCCGAGCCGGGTGATCAGACGACCACCGAGGAACTATCTTCTAACGCAGGTACTGGAGGTCTGGAGTCTCAGGCTCCTCCCCTGCAGACAGGTAGTGGAGATTCCTCTCCAAAACTGATCACCGACAATGTGAACGCGCAGGCGGCCCGGAAGGAGCTTACTGCACCTGAAGTGGTCGAGGTGGAAACGAATCTGTATCGTGCCAAATTCACGAGTCGGGGGGCCACCCTCACAAGCTGGGAACTCAAAGAGTATCGTAGCATCCCTGAGGCTGAAACACTGGTTCAGCTCGTCAGACAAGGCAGTAAGTTCGCCCAGCCCTTGGCAGTCACAACCGATGACACCGCGCTCACAAAGGAGTTAGGCCAGGGAATCTATCGCGTCTCGAAGGACTTCACGACATTGGATCAGGAGCACCCAACCGGTCATGTCACCTTCTCCTATGAGAACCCAGGAAGCGGAACACGACTGGAAAAGCGGTTCACCTTTCATGTCGACAGCTATGTGGTGGACATGGAACTAGTGCAGAACGGGTTATCGGCGTCCACTCAAGTTGAATTGGGGACGAACTTTGGCATCGTGGACTGGGGCGAGGGGTTCATCGGTTCCGTCGGGGCAGCATCGCTCGTCGATGACAAGATTGAAAAGGGCATGCCCGACGCAGAGTTGGAGCGCAAAGGTACCGTAAAATGGGTCGCCTTGCAGGACAAGTATTTCATTTCGGCCTTGATGCCGAAGAATGGTTCCTCGACAGTAGCCAATAATCAGGGTGAAAAACTCGTTTCGACCGCTGTTCGTCTGCCAATTGATGGTTCAGGGGCACCGCTTCTCCTGCAGCTCTATGCTGGTCCTAAGGAGCATGACACCCTTGAGAACCTACACGAGGGCTTGGAAGATACCATCGATTTCGGATGGTTTCTTTTTGGGAGCTGGGACACGGTTCGAGCGATCGCGAAGCCAATCTTCCATATTCTCCGCTGGATCAATGAATATACGCATAACTATGGGTTGACCATCATCCTCCTGACGGTGGGAATCAAAGTGCTGTTCGTGCCTCTGCAGTACAAGAGTTATAAGTCTATGAAGCAGATGCAGACCATTCAACCCAAAGTGATGGCGCTACAGGAAAAGCTCAAGGACGATCGAGAGCGCCTGAATAAGGAACTCATCAAGCTCTACCGCGATCAGAAAGTGAATCCCGTGGGGGGTTGTCTCCCGATGGTGTTACAGATGCCGGTATTCGTGGCTCTGTTCAATATCCTGTACATGACCATCGACTTACGCCAAGCGCCTCTCGGCCTTTGGATTACTGATTTATCCGTGCAGGACCCCTTCTACATTCTCCCCATCATCATGGGAGTCAGCATGTTCGTGATGCAAAAGATCCAGCCTACCACTATGGATCCGAACCAGGCAAAAATCATGCTGCTGCTACCCGTGTTCATGACGTTTCTGTTTATTAACTTTCCTGCCGGTTTAGTGCTGTACTGGCTCACCAACAATGTATTGAGCATCGTTCAGCAGTTTGTCACTGATCGGTTCTTCTTCAAGAATCGACCTGTTTTACCCAGCGCAGAGAACGCCACCGTAAAGAAATGA